A genomic segment from Paenibacillus sp. FSL K6-1096 encodes:
- a CDS encoding STM4014 family protein: MQRAAPLIVFCQPGDRRSAGIQQAMERLGLPPVLLIPYAALLENQPLAELLAPALQAGGQAPQLRLESPGGSFALERALIALGAPDFPDADDSLHPFGQQPDLRPLSFKAAAALQELPGVLHHPSQWFRGYCRLLARLRREAGQLLPAARWTNDPAEIAAMTDKRRTQQLLAEAGVPVPRPLRSSSGQAPVDYASLRELMHEQRMHRVFIKLASGSAASGVIAYQLNPATGAELAVTTIGVENYITRPPVYYNSGKLQRYTDSTRLAGIINWLYRHGAYAEQWIPKPGKDGQSFDIRQLVVGGKACHSIARVSTTPITNLHLRSRRMTPAEAGLTEEQEAEVRRTAEASLAAFPRCSIAGIDVLVGSAGRTYTADVNPFGDLLYDVEYQGCSTYEWEMKQLSGRNPAP, encoded by the coding sequence ATGCAGCGCGCAGCACCGCTGATTGTATTCTGCCAGCCCGGCGACCGGCGCTCGGCCGGCATCCAGCAGGCAATGGAGCGCCTGGGCCTGCCCCCGGTGCTCCTGATTCCCTACGCCGCGCTGCTGGAGAACCAGCCGCTCGCGGAGCTGCTGGCCCCCGCCTTGCAGGCCGGGGGCCAGGCGCCGCAGCTGCGCCTGGAATCCCCGGGCGGCAGCTTCGCGCTGGAGCGGGCGCTGATCGCACTCGGCGCGCCGGACTTCCCGGACGCCGATGACTCGCTGCACCCGTTCGGGCAGCAGCCGGACCTGCGTCCGCTCAGCTTCAAAGCGGCCGCAGCCCTGCAGGAGCTGCCCGGGGTGCTGCATCACCCGTCCCAGTGGTTCCGCGGCTACTGCCGCCTGCTGGCGCGGCTCCGGCGGGAGGCCGGGCAGCTCCTGCCCGCCGCCCGCTGGACCAATGATCCGGCGGAGATTGCCGCCATGACCGACAAGCGCCGCACCCAGCAGCTCCTCGCGGAGGCTGGTGTTCCGGTGCCCCGCCCGCTACGCAGCAGCAGCGGACAAGCCCCCGTGGACTACGCGTCCCTGCGCGAGCTGATGCATGAGCAGCGGATGCACCGCGTGTTCATCAAGCTGGCCAGCGGCTCCGCCGCCTCCGGGGTGATCGCTTATCAGCTCAACCCGGCGACCGGGGCGGAGCTGGCGGTGACCACCATCGGGGTAGAGAACTATATTACCCGGCCACCGGTGTATTATAATTCCGGCAAGCTACAGCGCTATACCGACTCCACCCGCCTGGCCGGAATCATCAACTGGCTGTACCGCCACGGCGCTTATGCCGAGCAGTGGATTCCTAAGCCAGGTAAGGACGGGCAGTCCTTCGACATCCGCCAGCTGGTGGTTGGCGGTAAAGCCTGCCATTCGATAGCCCGGGTCAGTACAACGCCGATCACGAATCTGCATCTGCGCAGCAGACGGATGACTCCGGCGGAGGCCGGGCTGACGGAGGAGCAGGAGGCAGAGGTGCGGCGGACAGCGGAGGCTTCGCTGGCCGCTTTTCCGCGCTGCTCTATCGCGGGGATTGATGTGCTGGTGGGCAGTGCGGGACGGACGTATACGGCGGATGTGAATCCTTTTGGCGACTTGTTATATGATGTTGAATACCAGGGCTGCAGCACCTACGAATGGGAAATGAAGCAGCTCTCCGGGAGGAATCCGGCCCCATGA
- a CDS encoding STM4015 family protein yields the protein MTAVKLSIDYDAFEEGKRMETEIERLSSSPEAATLTSLTIGDWGQAYEQSSELVVEALVKHKASFPALRKLFIGDMSYEECEISWINQTDLSPLLPAYPELQSLTAQGGTDLRLSQLQHDKLEELIIITGGLSKDVLADVAASRLPNLRKLELYLGVDNYGFDGGLEDILPLIEPGKFPKLTYLGLKNSEIQDEIAQALADAPILDQLDTLDMSLGTLSDEGAEAILASERVKGLKHINLSYHYMSDEMMDRLKNSGLPVDVSDQQQSADDDDWRYPSITE from the coding sequence ATGACAGCAGTGAAGCTCAGTATTGATTACGATGCATTTGAGGAAGGCAAACGGATGGAGACGGAGATTGAACGCTTAAGCAGCAGCCCAGAAGCGGCTACCCTGACCAGCCTGACGATTGGTGATTGGGGACAGGCCTATGAGCAGAGCTCGGAGCTTGTCGTTGAGGCTCTGGTGAAGCATAAAGCGAGCTTCCCGGCGCTGCGCAAGCTGTTCATCGGAGACATGAGCTATGAGGAATGTGAAATCTCGTGGATCAACCAGACCGACCTCTCGCCGCTGCTGCCCGCTTATCCTGAGCTCCAATCCCTGACTGCACAAGGCGGTACCGATCTGCGTCTGAGCCAGCTGCAGCATGACAAGCTTGAAGAACTCATAATTATTACCGGCGGACTCAGCAAGGACGTTCTGGCGGACGTCGCCGCCTCACGCCTGCCGAATCTGCGCAAGCTGGAATTATACCTTGGTGTGGACAATTACGGCTTCGACGGCGGACTGGAGGATATTCTGCCGCTGATCGAGCCCGGAAAGTTCCCTAAGCTTACCTATCTCGGACTCAAAAACAGTGAAATCCAGGATGAGATTGCCCAGGCCTTGGCAGACGCCCCGATTCTGGACCAGCTCGATACGCTCGATATGTCGCTCGGGACGCTCAGCGATGAAGGCGCGGAGGCCATTCTGGCCAGTGAACGGGTTAAGGGCCTGAAGCATATCAACCTGAGCTATCATTATATGTCGGATGAAATGATGGACCGCCTGAAGAACAGCGGACTGCCGGTCGATGTCAGCGACCAGCAGCAAAGCGCTGACGATGATGACTGGCGGTATCCGTCCATCACCGAGTAA